A genomic stretch from Sporocytophaga myxococcoides DSM 11118 includes:
- a CDS encoding putative phage abortive infection protein, whose amino-acid sequence MENIKRNSWENAAFILCFIGLGLGLLILLLAFSNNLFKSNTTFDHTVFSSIGSYVGGVAGSLFGGATFILVYLAYKAQKEELQKTEEALRLQVLESKEQNKTLTVQRFENTFFSLLSLHHRIIEGFETIGYGMGNGIGNPPTLKGRASIKYHYEILVKNFNDIDTLHDLEISYNRYYKEVQTDFSHYFRNLYRIIKLVHETEFISANDLPKGFSKAKYEEENYKVRYSYTSIIRSQLSDYELLWLFYNCLSHNGNTKFKPLIEHYSLLKNLPKNLLHNETIWKEYLIHAFDQKSARRSFDKPELINAQ is encoded by the coding sequence ATGGAGAACATAAAAAGAAATAGCTGGGAAAATGCCGCATTTATTCTGTGTTTTATTGGCTTGGGTCTAGGCTTACTTATACTGTTACTTGCATTTAGTAACAACCTATTCAAATCAAACACAACGTTTGATCATACTGTTTTCTCTAGCATTGGAAGTTATGTTGGAGGTGTTGCAGGAAGTTTGTTTGGTGGCGCTACATTTATCCTCGTTTACTTAGCTTATAAAGCTCAGAAGGAAGAATTACAAAAGACTGAAGAGGCATTGAGATTACAAGTCTTAGAATCTAAAGAGCAAAACAAAACGTTAACTGTACAACGTTTTGAAAATACTTTCTTTAGTTTATTAAGTCTTCATCACCGCATTATTGAAGGTTTTGAAACCATAGGTTATGGAATGGGCAACGGAATCGGAAATCCTCCCACTCTTAAAGGTAGAGCTTCGATAAAATATCATTATGAAATTTTAGTAAAAAACTTTAATGACATTGATACTTTGCATGATCTAGAAATCAGCTATAATAGATACTATAAAGAAGTTCAAACTGATTTTAGTCATTATTTTAGAAATTTATATAGAATCATAAAACTGGTACATGAAACTGAATTTATCTCAGCAAACGATTTACCAAAAGGATTTAGTAAGGCCAAATACGAGGAAGAAAATTACAAGGTAAGATATAGCTACACATCTATTATCAGATCCCAATTATCCGATTATGAATTGCTATGGTTGTTTTATAATTGTTTATCTCATAATGGGAACACAAAATTTAAGCCTTTGATTGAACATTATTCTTTATTAAAAAACCTGCCTAAAAATTTACTGCATAATGAAACAATCTGGAAGGAGTATTTAATTCATGCTTTTGATCAAAAGTCTGCTAGACGTAGCTTTGATAAACCAGAACTGATAAACGCGCAATAA
- a CDS encoding DUF481 domain-containing protein, giving the protein MKYSYLFLPLLVTISVACFVPSSFGQILNIERFRIEKDTANYWTGNVGIGFSTKKQQNQVTSVNLNSSLVYLSEKHGYLNINYGKLIKTTQQRVISEGYTHWRVNLFRTHRLSYEPFLQLQYDLGRGLQIRELYGASLRFRIKSTPKFSFSINSGGMYEHEIWRGNVLRFESGTDSTKAETYFFKNTTNISFRGDVSKNINVFMVTYYQARFTNFFKPRVITDFQVMININKYFSLNNQFVGTYDALPLITGNKFVYSYNMSIVVKF; this is encoded by the coding sequence ATGAAATACTCTTACTTATTTCTTCCATTGTTAGTAACAATTTCAGTCGCATGTTTTGTTCCCTCATCTTTTGGACAAATTCTGAACATCGAAAGGTTTCGTATTGAGAAAGATACGGCAAATTACTGGACAGGAAACGTCGGTATCGGCTTTTCTACAAAAAAACAACAAAATCAGGTTACTTCAGTCAATTTAAACTCTAGTCTTGTTTACTTATCGGAGAAACACGGCTATCTCAATATCAATTATGGAAAACTTATCAAGACTACTCAACAAAGGGTTATAAGTGAGGGGTATACACATTGGAGAGTGAACTTGTTCAGGACTCATAGATTATCTTATGAACCTTTTCTTCAATTGCAATACGACCTTGGTAGAGGATTACAAATAAGGGAATTATATGGCGCAAGCCTCAGGTTCAGAATAAAATCCACACCTAAATTTTCATTTAGCATAAATTCAGGAGGCATGTATGAGCATGAAATCTGGAGGGGAAATGTTTTGAGGTTTGAATCTGGAACCGATAGTACAAAGGCTGAAACTTACTTTTTTAAAAATACTACCAACATTTCTTTTCGAGGTGATGTATCTAAAAACATAAATGTATTCATGGTAACTTATTATCAGGCTAGATTTACTAATTTTTTTAAACCAAGGGTAATAACTGATTTTCAGGTGATGATAAACATCAATAAGTACTTTTCATTAAACAACCAGTTTGTTGGAACTTATGATGCTCTACCTCTTATTACAGGTAATAAATTTGTTTATTCTTATAATATGTCCATTGTAGTAAAATTTTAA
- a CDS encoding response regulator, which yields MKMNCVLLVDDDRVSNFITEKVLNGMGVTSMVTTAYDGKKGLDYIKYQCTDDLGACPDLILLDINMPLIDGREFVERYHKIPRQKESVIVVLSATELPDAEKVELRDAGVSEFLVKPLNADKINDIVQKYFVLEE from the coding sequence ATGAAAATGAATTGTGTTTTATTAGTAGATGATGATCGGGTAAGTAATTTTATTACTGAAAAGGTCCTGAACGGAATGGGAGTTACTTCAATGGTAACTACTGCATATGATGGGAAAAAAGGTCTTGATTATATTAAGTACCAATGTACCGACGACTTAGGGGCATGTCCCGATCTGATTTTGCTTGATATTAACATGCCATTAATAGACGGACGGGAATTTGTTGAGAGGTATCATAAAATACCAAGGCAAAAGGAGAGTGTTATTGTCGTATTAAGTGCGACAGAGCTTCCTGATGCTGAAAAGGTTGAACTTCGAGATGCAGGTGTTTCCGAATTTCTTGTAAAACCATTAAATGCCGATAAAATTAATGATATAGTACAAAAGTATTTCGTACTGGAAGAGTGA
- a CDS encoding T9SS type A sorting domain-containing protein: MKHFIRALIFLSLGLPQISKAQNLQISGGNNFSAAVCDNQVVYTWGANTAGQLGVDKDGNPYSGSSNVPVPVWYDEVTKTTSSDFTAIRQIDAGSGAHVIGLDCDKFVWTWGNNNCGQLGSNAALANPSATCATLSAAGPKPMKVVKGAQSVAGGDPTYLSKIIYVSGGNNTSFAIEEGTGKVLSWGENDAGQLGHGAAGVGSSTPKYVLKSAGVPLTDIIQIEGGDNCTYALDKAGNVWSWGENSGGELGRFTSGADDPYAGRVELDLNFDGTRDTPISYLTGVKQISGGDTHGLALGAGGTVYAFGGDWGPGQRGAGGGYQYQPFAYQVVEPGPVVVDAYKTGPYITGAIYIAAGQASSAVVMSDSTVVTFGANGLFNCPDPNASDNDIYTSQSGTLGNGRPANAACAVFTRNDATNSPQGTVVPDYVLTGPGVKLKGISTVSDGDAWFYATDSKGNAYTWGFNRNGELGKGDNSDRTYATPFNLPNNCSFADPCPGQPDLRASYKSCPNFSEKLNSQVKPVVSTWTYTWYSRPKTGGAWTQILGANKDTLTVNKINTEYKVTVKDSRSFVSFLCAQCPAVSDSLIIDETPNPYVGTGCVDATHQLAGFTMTTPTTSKFVWYSKPTGGSPLPNAGPDDTLSIGVKFNQTDTLSKINGCARGLWAVDTTSYPAALRQAKPCTGTKQYNAAAYPLKIEVTKKLIVNEISFYQAEDGTNAHTYTIEILNNNATGGWNCGGCTPSNTKSGEPGATVLGSGTAGPYTYSVAGGEILRTVSMNVTLNPGIYWIRLSGGPATQFNCTKAVNSSGAVPIWSAIENSVTKPGMKAIFALDNNNANGAGNVFNIKFDVGTGYDCDRIWVCATGVCVLPVQYLYFTGKKDNDIVELNWSTANEKDASHFEIERSIDGVNFEKIGSVSASGNSTNVVEYSFVDVRPLSGNAYYRLKQVDFNGQSEYSKIISMGTEKTVYQVQVIPNPNNGSFNVVVQGAPKEAYEISVLDALGHPIYSTSGKSENINFTQNVNIQNLASGVYYVRVITGESSTVKQIIKE; the protein is encoded by the coding sequence ATGAAACATTTTATACGAGCATTAATTTTTCTCTCGTTAGGCCTTCCCCAGATATCGAAGGCTCAAAACCTGCAGATATCGGGCGGAAATAACTTTTCTGCTGCGGTTTGTGATAACCAAGTGGTTTATACATGGGGAGCTAATACTGCAGGGCAGTTAGGTGTTGACAAAGACGGAAATCCATATTCAGGTTCATCGAATGTACCAGTTCCGGTTTGGTACGACGAAGTTACCAAAACAACAAGTTCTGACTTCACAGCAATTCGACAAATTGATGCAGGATCCGGAGCACACGTTATCGGATTGGATTGTGATAAATTTGTTTGGACATGGGGAAATAATAACTGCGGCCAGCTCGGAAGCAATGCCGCTCTGGCAAATCCTTCAGCTACCTGTGCCACGTTAAGTGCGGCTGGACCAAAGCCTATGAAAGTTGTAAAAGGGGCTCAATCTGTCGCAGGAGGAGATCCTACTTACCTTTCTAAAATTATTTATGTATCTGGCGGAAACAATACCTCATTTGCAATTGAAGAAGGAACTGGAAAAGTATTATCATGGGGGGAAAATGATGCAGGACAGCTTGGTCACGGTGCTGCAGGTGTCGGAAGTTCTACTCCTAAATATGTTTTAAAATCAGCTGGTGTTCCCCTTACTGACATTATTCAAATTGAAGGGGGGGATAATTGTACTTACGCTCTGGACAAAGCTGGAAACGTGTGGTCATGGGGAGAAAATAGTGGAGGCGAACTTGGTCGATTTACAAGTGGAGCTGACGACCCTTATGCAGGACGAGTAGAGTTAGATCTAAATTTTGATGGCACTAGGGATACTCCAATTAGTTATTTGACAGGAGTAAAACAGATTTCAGGTGGAGATACTCACGGCTTAGCTTTGGGTGCAGGTGGAACTGTATATGCTTTTGGAGGAGACTGGGGACCAGGTCAAAGGGGAGCAGGTGGAGGATATCAATACCAACCATTTGCCTATCAGGTAGTTGAACCAGGACCCGTTGTAGTAGATGCATACAAAACAGGGCCATATATTACTGGGGCAATTTATATTGCTGCTGGTCAGGCTTCTTCTGCTGTAGTAATGTCAGACAGCACAGTTGTTACATTTGGAGCTAATGGTTTATTTAATTGTCCTGATCCAAACGCTTCTGATAACGATATTTACACTTCACAGTCTGGAACTTTAGGAAACGGTAGGCCTGCCAATGCCGCTTGTGCTGTCTTTACCCGTAATGATGCGACCAATTCACCACAAGGAACAGTAGTCCCTGATTATGTTTTGACCGGCCCAGGAGTTAAATTGAAGGGTATCTCAACTGTATCAGACGGAGATGCTTGGTTTTATGCAACCGATTCAAAGGGAAACGCTTATACTTGGGGATTTAACAGAAATGGCGAATTAGGAAAAGGTGACAATAGTGATCGCACTTATGCAACACCTTTTAACCTTCCCAACAACTGTTCTTTTGCAGATCCTTGTCCTGGACAACCGGATTTAAGAGCCAGTTATAAATCTTGTCCAAATTTCTCAGAGAAACTGAATTCTCAAGTAAAACCTGTTGTATCAACATGGACTTATACCTGGTATTCCAGACCAAAAACAGGAGGAGCATGGACTCAAATTCTTGGCGCAAACAAGGATACTCTTACGGTGAATAAAATCAATACAGAATATAAAGTAACTGTTAAAGATTCAAGATCATTTGTATCGTTTCTTTGTGCGCAGTGTCCTGCTGTAAGTGATAGCTTAATTATAGATGAAACACCTAACCCATATGTAGGAACAGGCTGTGTTGACGCTACACATCAATTGGCAGGCTTCACTATGACAACTCCTACTACTTCAAAGTTTGTTTGGTATTCCAAACCAACAGGAGGATCACCTCTTCCAAATGCAGGACCAGATGATACTTTAAGTATAGGAGTAAAATTTAATCAGACAGATACTCTTTCTAAAATCAATGGATGTGCAAGAGGACTTTGGGCGGTAGATACAACTTCTTATCCTGCCGCTCTGAGACAAGCTAAACCTTGCACAGGAACCAAACAATATAATGCAGCTGCATATCCTCTAAAAATAGAAGTTACTAAAAAATTAATTGTTAATGAAATTAGCTTCTATCAGGCTGAAGATGGGACAAATGCTCACACCTATACAATAGAGATCCTGAATAATAATGCAACAGGGGGATGGAATTGCGGTGGATGCACTCCTTCGAATACCAAATCTGGAGAACCTGGCGCAACGGTACTAGGATCAGGAACAGCCGGTCCATATACATATTCTGTTGCAGGAGGTGAAATACTTAGAACAGTATCAATGAACGTGACGCTAAATCCTGGCATCTACTGGATAAGACTTTCAGGTGGGCCTGCAACGCAATTTAACTGTACCAAGGCTGTAAACTCTTCAGGTGCAGTGCCTATCTGGTCTGCAATTGAAAATTCCGTAACCAAACCAGGAATGAAAGCCATATTTGCATTAGATAATAACAATGCAAATGGAGCAGGTAATGTATTTAACATCAAATTTGACGTAGGTACTGGCTACGATTGCGATAGAATCTGGGTATGTGCCACTGGGGTTTGTGTATTACCTGTACAATACCTATATTTTACTGGCAAAAAAGATAACGACATCGTTGAACTTAACTGGTCTACTGCAAACGAGAAAGATGCTTCTCACTTTGAAATAGAAAGATCTATTGATGGTGTGAATTTTGAAAAAATCGGCTCTGTGTCAGCTTCGGGTAATAGCACCAATGTGGTTGAATATTCATTCGTAGATGTTCGTCCTTTGTCCGGTAATGCATACTACAGACTGAAACAAGTTGATTTTAATGGTCAATCGGAGTACAGCAAAATCATTTCGATGGGTACTGAAAAAACTGTTTATCAGGTTCAGGTTATACCAAACCCTAACAATGGTTCATTTAATGTAGTTGTTCAGGGCGCACCAAAAGAAGCTTACGAAATCTCTGTATTAGATGCTCTTGGACATCCTATTTATTCAACATCAGGAAAATCTGAAAATATTAATTTCACTCAGAATGTAAATATTCAGAATCTAGCTTCAGGAGTTTACTATGTGAGAGTTATAACAGGAGAATCCAGTACTGTAAAACAAATCATTAAAGAGTAA
- a CDS encoding C45 family peptidase: MSIKKRYVFTGIIAIFLFLIIWFISVALAYPPVPPNTNAQSLPREEVSKGFYRIGNNWFKKNEFGIYEMYVEGAPYDRGIINGKLSSELVKRQEDIFVGQITELVPNKTYRGFLKYLIGWFNRNLDENIPLEYKQEISGVSFSASGNYGAIGTPYQRLLNYHAAHDIGHALQDKNLVGCTSFAAWDAKSEDGGLVVGRNFDFYVGDEFAQDKIVAFIAPDSGFKFMMVTWGGMTGVLSGMNEKGLTVTINAAKSDPPLGSATPISLVAREILQYASTIDEANKIASQRKTFVSESILVGSANENKAAIIEKSPNKQGLFKSNQNYIVCSNHYQSEVYANDPLNIQNKKESSSLYRYERMNQLIGKYPKIGVTETAQILRDKNGLNDKELGYGNERAMNQLIAHHSVIFKPALRQVWVSSKPYVLGAYVAYDLNKIFQLKGLDKDTAIYEKSLVIPADPFISTQEFRNYESYKRLKQFLKKQISKESTVAEDSIVKIVKCNPESYEAHWIAGDCYKYLGKRDEASAMYKEALKKEIPTLIEKNKIEKLLSTLYEN, encoded by the coding sequence ATGAGCATCAAAAAAAGATATGTTTTTACCGGTATTATTGCAATTTTTTTATTTCTGATAATCTGGTTTATCTCTGTTGCACTTGCTTATCCTCCGGTACCTCCAAATACAAATGCACAATCTCTCCCAAGAGAAGAGGTCTCCAAGGGCTTTTATAGAATTGGCAATAACTGGTTTAAGAAGAATGAGTTTGGTATCTATGAAATGTATGTTGAGGGTGCCCCATACGACAGAGGCATTATCAATGGTAAATTAAGTAGTGAACTTGTTAAAAGACAGGAAGATATTTTTGTTGGCCAAATAACAGAACTGGTTCCCAATAAAACCTATCGCGGCTTTTTAAAATACCTCATTGGTTGGTTCAATAGAAATCTGGATGAAAATATTCCTCTTGAATATAAACAGGAAATTTCCGGCGTCTCATTTTCTGCCTCTGGGAACTATGGTGCCATTGGTACTCCATATCAGCGATTACTAAATTACCATGCGGCTCACGATATCGGGCATGCTTTGCAGGATAAAAACCTTGTAGGATGTACCTCATTTGCTGCCTGGGATGCTAAAAGCGAAGATGGAGGTCTTGTGGTGGGAAGAAATTTCGACTTTTACGTAGGAGATGAATTTGCTCAGGATAAAATTGTAGCCTTTATCGCTCCAGACAGCGGGTTTAAATTTATGATGGTTACCTGGGGAGGTATGACTGGGGTTCTATCCGGAATGAATGAAAAAGGTCTTACTGTGACTATTAACGCAGCTAAGTCCGATCCTCCGCTTGGATCTGCAACGCCTATATCCTTGGTGGCAAGAGAAATATTGCAATATGCTTCTACTATTGATGAAGCAAATAAGATTGCCTCACAAAGAAAAACCTTTGTGTCTGAATCTATATTAGTCGGTTCTGCAAATGAAAACAAAGCTGCAATCATAGAAAAATCGCCTAACAAGCAAGGGCTTTTCAAATCAAATCAGAATTACATTGTTTGTTCAAATCACTACCAAAGTGAAGTTTATGCCAATGATCCTCTGAACATTCAAAATAAAAAAGAAAGCTCTTCTCTTTACAGATATGAAAGAATGAATCAGCTTATTGGCAAATATCCTAAGATTGGAGTAACGGAAACAGCCCAGATTTTAAGAGACAAAAATGGATTAAATGATAAAGAACTGGGGTATGGCAATGAAAGAGCCATGAATCAGCTTATCGCTCATCATTCGGTAATATTTAAACCTGCATTGAGACAGGTATGGGTATCTTCCAAGCCCTATGTATTAGGGGCTTATGTTGCTTACGATCTCAATAAAATATTCCAATTGAAAGGTCTTGATAAGGACACTGCCATTTATGAAAAATCATTAGTAATTCCTGCCGATCCTTTTATTTCTACTCAGGAATTTAGAAATTATGAATCATATAAGAGATTAAAGCAATTTCTGAAAAAGCAGATTAGCAAGGAATCTACTGTTGCTGAGGACTCAATTGTAAAAATTGTAAAATGCAATCCGGAAAGTTATGAAGCACATTGGATAGCCGGTGATTGCTATAAATATCTTGGGAAAAGAGATGAAGCTTCTGCCATGTACAAGGAGGCTCTGAAAAAGGAAATACCTACTTTAATTGAAAAGAATAAAATTGAAAAACTATTAAGTACTTTATATGAAAACTAA
- a CDS encoding phenylacetate--CoA ligase family protein: MQAPGIEFKDKEQVKRFQEKKLGELLDYLLAFSPFYKELFEKNKIQRSDINTLEDLTKVPVSSKYDLYSRNFDFLCVPKNKIVDYVTTSGTLGDPVTFALTDGDLDRLGYNEAISFLCAECGPDDIFQLTTTIDRRFMAGLAYFLGARKLGAGLVRVGSGIPELQWDTIQRINPTVLVAVPSFIIKLIEYAEANNIDYKSSSVQKAICIGESVRNPDFSLNTLGQKIQDKWGIKLFSTYASTEMVTAFTECGASQGGHHHPELIIVEFLDDNNVLVKEGEPGEVTITTLGVEGMPLLRFKTGDICTANYEKCECGRTSMRLGPILGRKNQMIKYKGTSLYPPALYDILDTMPMIKNYIVEVFTNEIGTDEILIRIGCFEVLENLEKEIKDHFRAKLRVAPMIRFEDPKEIQSLQFPEISRKAIKFFDKRNTVLS; encoded by the coding sequence ATGCAGGCGCCCGGAATAGAATTTAAGGATAAAGAGCAGGTTAAAAGGTTTCAGGAAAAAAAGCTGGGAGAGTTATTGGACTATCTTCTGGCTTTTTCTCCTTTCTACAAAGAATTGTTTGAAAAAAATAAGATTCAAAGATCTGATATTAACACATTGGAAGACCTTACAAAAGTACCGGTATCTTCTAAGTATGATCTTTATTCAAGAAATTTTGACTTTTTGTGTGTTCCCAAAAATAAAATAGTTGATTATGTTACTACTTCCGGAACACTCGGTGATCCTGTAACATTTGCTCTTACGGATGGCGATTTGGACCGTCTTGGCTATAATGAAGCCATTTCATTCCTGTGTGCAGAATGTGGTCCCGATGATATCTTTCAGCTTACAACTACCATTGACAGGAGATTTATGGCTGGCCTTGCATATTTTCTCGGTGCAAGAAAGCTTGGGGCGGGGCTTGTAAGAGTGGGTTCAGGTATACCGGAACTTCAATGGGATACTATCCAAAGAATAAACCCTACAGTGCTGGTGGCTGTTCCTTCTTTTATTATTAAGTTGATTGAATATGCTGAAGCTAACAATATTGATTATAAATCCAGTTCTGTACAAAAGGCTATTTGTATAGGAGAATCTGTAAGAAATCCGGATTTTTCGCTGAATACATTAGGCCAAAAAATACAGGACAAATGGGGTATTAAATTATTCTCTACCTATGCTTCCACTGAAATGGTTACAGCCTTTACTGAATGCGGAGCTTCTCAGGGAGGACATCATCATCCTGAATTAATCATCGTTGAGTTTCTGGATGATAATAATGTTCTTGTAAAAGAAGGTGAGCCTGGTGAAGTAACCATTACAACACTTGGCGTAGAAGGCATGCCTCTCCTTAGATTTAAGACCGGGGATATTTGTACAGCTAACTATGAGAAATGTGAATGCGGAAGAACCAGTATGCGTCTTGGGCCAATATTGGGCCGTAAAAATCAAATGATCAAATACAAAGGAACAAGTCTTTATCCTCCTGCTTTGTATGATATACTTGATACAATGCCTATGATTAAAAACTACATTGTTGAAGTCTTTACCAACGAAATAGGCACTGATGAAATCTTAATCAGAATAGGATGTTTTGAAGTACTTGAAAATCTTGAAAAGGAGATAAAAGACCATTTCAGAGCAAAGTTGAGAGTTGCTCCAATGATCAGGTTTGAAGATCCGAAAGAGATCCAGTCTCTGCAATTCCCTGAAATAAGCAGGAAGGCAATTAAATTTTTTGACAAAAGAAATACAGTATTATCCTGA
- a CDS encoding alpha/beta hydrolase, whose translation MKQGKLISILLFFTFTTLQYTSFSQTYFPYDKFNGTNLKWAEALQLSSSDTTIIMVTVRDKVAGSQKLFSDKSIRPDQYTTLICLWKNPDWHIMEVSSLEIALQKSGCTKEAVTFIHGDGKDFPLAINRAADIRLLFDIPVIAFDVPSLLPTSNKIKNFYNSKHNYKESVNLFAEYVKALEKIKEQQPNLTLVMHMHSLGNYVYMESLKKNRLADCPIIFETILMNAAAVKQKRHKRWLEKSHIQKNIYITYNKKDHTLNGAHFITFRKQLGERPKKPLASNGHYINFQNIAHKEHNYYRNTKLFRTHPSLKKFYMDILHGQLIPLEDSSRFSKREDGKGFDIR comes from the coding sequence ATGAAACAGGGAAAACTTATAAGCATACTTCTGTTCTTTACATTTACAACCCTTCAATATACTTCGTTTTCCCAGACATACTTCCCTTATGATAAGTTTAACGGAACCAACCTTAAATGGGCTGAAGCCTTGCAGCTTAGCTCCTCCGATACAACCATTATCATGGTTACTGTAAGAGATAAAGTTGCCGGAAGTCAGAAGCTTTTCTCTGACAAGTCAATTCGTCCAGATCAATATACTACTTTGATCTGTCTTTGGAAAAATCCTGATTGGCACATTATGGAAGTATCATCGTTGGAAATAGCCCTACAAAAATCAGGCTGCACAAAAGAGGCAGTAACCTTCATTCATGGAGATGGAAAGGATTTTCCATTAGCTATTAACAGAGCTGCAGATATCAGGCTTCTTTTCGACATACCTGTCATTGCCTTTGATGTACCAAGCCTGCTGCCCACAAGTAACAAGATCAAAAACTTTTATAATTCCAAACACAACTATAAAGAATCTGTGAATCTGTTTGCAGAATATGTAAAAGCCTTAGAAAAGATAAAAGAACAGCAGCCAAATCTGACATTAGTAATGCACATGCACAGTTTAGGTAATTATGTTTATATGGAATCCCTTAAGAAAAATCGATTAGCTGATTGCCCTATAATATTTGAAACAATACTTATGAATGCCGCAGCAGTAAAGCAAAAGCGACATAAGCGCTGGTTGGAAAAAAGTCATATCCAGAAAAACATTTATATAACTTATAATAAAAAGGATCATACACTAAACGGAGCCCATTTCATTACATTCAGAAAGCAGTTAGGAGAACGTCCGAAGAAGCCATTAGCAAGTAATGGCCATTATATAAACTTTCAAAACATTGCGCATAAGGAGCACAATTATTATCGTAATACAAAGTTATTCAGGACCCACCCGAGTCTAAAGAAATTTTATATGGACATTCTTCACGGACAACTTATACCGCTTGAAGATTCGTCCAGATTTTCCAAAAGGGAAGATGGTAAAGGTTTTGATATCCGATGA